One genomic region from Saprospiraceae bacterium encodes:
- a CDS encoding DUF664 domain-containing protein — protein sequence MKKNQTRRDFIHNTVAASAGSYAFLSAPRLGQKPKLVGDSINLIGPKSGYTAQIGTLISMLDWLSFSVKGVTKSLSVAALDYLHDADSNSIGALMLHVAATEVIYQDITFSGLDDFSPANKERWNVAMELGHDAQSKIKGNPLSYYIDAMDEARSKTKAEMKKRDDKWLLTGETKDWDWNNYCKWFHVAEHFANHRGQITWYSKRLPKVN from the coding sequence ATGAAAAAAAATCAAACTCGACGCGACTTTATTCATAACACCGTGGCTGCTTCCGCCGGGTCTTACGCCTTCCTCTCAGCTCCAAGGCTGGGCCAAAAGCCCAAATTAGTAGGAGACTCTATTAACCTTATAGGCCCTAAATCTGGTTATACCGCCCAGATAGGCACTTTGATCTCGATGCTTGATTGGTTGAGTTTTTCTGTAAAAGGGGTGACCAAATCATTATCAGTAGCAGCTCTGGACTACCTGCATGATGCCGATTCAAACTCCATAGGGGCTTTGATGCTGCATGTGGCCGCAACAGAAGTGATCTACCAGGATATCACTTTTTCTGGCCTTGATGACTTCAGTCCTGCTAATAAAGAGCGTTGGAACGTGGCTATGGAACTGGGTCACGATGCCCAATCAAAAATCAAAGGCAATCCCTTGTCTTATTATATCGATGCGATGGACGAAGCCAGGTCCAAAACCAAAGCAGAGATGAAAAAAAGAGATGACAAATGGCTCTTGACCGGAGAAACGAAAGATTGGGATTGGAATAACTACTGTAAGTGGTTTCACGTAGCAGAACATTTTGCCAATCACCGAGGACAGATCACCTGGTATAGCAAAAGATTGCCTAAAGTAAATTAA
- the trxB gene encoding thioredoxin-disulfide reductase, with protein sequence MEKHHCVIIGSGPAGYTAAIYAARAGMKPLLYTGTEPGGQLTLTSEVENFPGYPDGVMGPEMMEEFRKQAERFGTILRYERIEKVDFTGPVHHLVSEAGLDIEADTVLICTGASAKWLGLPSEKTYMNKGVSACAVCDGFFFRGKAVGVVGGGDTATEEALYLSKLCSKVDLIVRRDELRASKIMQERVLNTPNIKVWWNSETKEIKGDQSVQSVVIQNNISQEMTELPLSGFFVAIGHQPNTAIFKGWLDMDESGYLITQPGSSKTNREGVFAGGDAADRIYRQAVTAAGTGCMAALDAERYLGAHGIL encoded by the coding sequence ATGGAAAAACATCATTGTGTCATTATTGGTTCCGGTCCCGCAGGTTATACAGCAGCTATTTATGCAGCCAGGGCTGGTATGAAGCCTTTACTGTATACTGGTACGGAGCCAGGAGGGCAGCTTACTTTAACTTCTGAAGTTGAAAACTTTCCGGGTTATCCTGACGGTGTCATGGGGCCAGAGATGATGGAAGAGTTTAGAAAACAAGCGGAAAGATTTGGTACCATCCTGAGGTATGAGCGTATTGAGAAAGTCGATTTTACCGGCCCGGTACATCACCTGGTATCCGAGGCAGGCCTTGATATTGAGGCTGATACGGTCTTGATATGCACGGGTGCCAGTGCCAAGTGGCTAGGTCTGCCTTCGGAAAAGACTTATATGAACAAAGGGGTAAGTGCCTGTGCTGTTTGTGATGGGTTTTTCTTTCGTGGGAAAGCGGTAGGTGTCGTCGGAGGCGGTGATACGGCTACAGAAGAGGCCCTCTATTTGTCAAAACTATGCAGCAAAGTAGACCTCATCGTCAGAAGGGATGAGCTCAGAGCTTCTAAAATTATGCAAGAGCGGGTGCTGAATACTCCTAATATCAAAGTTTGGTGGAATTCTGAAACTAAAGAAATAAAAGGGGATCAATCTGTACAATCCGTTGTAATCCAAAATAATATCAGCCAGGAGATGACCGAATTGCCTCTGAGTGGATTCTTTGTGGCAATAGGGCATCAACCCAATACAGCTATATTTAAAGGCTGGTTAGATATGGATGAAAGTGGGTACCTGATCACTCAACCCGGGTCCAGCAAGACCAATAGGGAAGGGGTCTTCGCGGGGGGAGATGCAGCAGACCGCATTTATCGCCAGGCTGTCACTGCAGCTGGAACTGGTTGTATGGCTGCACTTGATGCAGAACGATATCTCGGAGCCCATGGCATATTATAA
- a CDS encoding PorP/SprF family type IX secretion system membrane protein gives MKRNFFYSIKLAILILTISNVRAQDLHYTQFYNAHVNINPGLTGIFNGDVRMAANYRNQWRVLPVPYMTVTGAYDMKIYRKQARKDFFGAGLVFNYDQAGDSKLNLATLGLNGSYSLPVGVNNFFTVGAQLGFSRRAFSLDDLNFDEQWDGVQFIPTRNVTESFDRKSLFIPDLNMGVNYRIQKSTRSKADIGLAAFHINSPKNPFYTDDKSVKLPIRFAINTLIQSQLSNSLDLMVHGIAQFQKPYKEFLIGAGPKFYLNQKRGKNYALGVYGMYRFKDAIAPAFHLYLNELQLGISYDVNTSQFNRVTDKKGGPEFSLTYIITKVKPLSQMKACPIY, from the coding sequence ATGAAACGCAATTTTTTTTACTCTATCAAGCTGGCAATTTTAATTTTAACAATTTCTAATGTGCGAGCTCAGGATCTGCATTACACTCAGTTTTATAATGCCCATGTCAATATCAATCCCGGGCTGACAGGCATATTTAATGGGGATGTGAGGATGGCTGCCAATTACAGAAATCAATGGCGGGTATTGCCTGTGCCATATATGACTGTGACCGGTGCTTATGATATGAAGATCTATCGCAAACAAGCTAGAAAAGATTTTTTCGGTGCGGGACTGGTCTTTAACTATGATCAGGCTGGCGATTCCAAACTTAACCTGGCGACTTTGGGCCTGAATGGGTCTTATTCATTACCTGTAGGGGTTAATAATTTTTTTACTGTTGGTGCCCAATTAGGTTTTTCCAGAAGAGCATTTTCACTTGACGACCTCAATTTTGACGAACAGTGGGACGGAGTACAATTTATACCTACCAGGAATGTGACGGAATCATTCGATCGCAAATCCTTGTTTATCCCTGATCTCAATATGGGTGTAAATTACAGGATTCAAAAATCCACTAGGTCCAAAGCAGATATCGGACTGGCAGCATTTCATATCAATAGTCCTAAAAACCCATTTTATACGGATGATAAGTCTGTTAAATTGCCAATTCGTTTTGCGATTAATACGTTGATTCAATCACAATTGTCCAATTCACTTGATTTAATGGTGCATGGCATTGCTCAATTTCAAAAACCTTACAAAGAGTTCCTGATAGGAGCGGGACCAAAATTTTATTTAAATCAAAAGCGTGGCAAAAATTATGCATTAGGAGTGTATGGTATGTACCGGTTTAAAGATGCGATCGCTCCCGCTTTTCATTTGTATCTGAATGAATTGCAGTTGGGTATCAGTTATGATGTGAATACCAGTCAGTTTAATAGAGTCACAGACAAAAAAGGAGGTCCTGAATTTTCTTTGACCTATATCATCACCAAAGTGAAGCCATTGAGCCAGATGAAAGCATGTCCGATATACTAA
- a CDS encoding gliding motility-associated C-terminal domain-containing protein, with the protein MKKLYMQKMWKNFKALTSVTMLVLLVTQANATHIVGGNITYRCVAKDIYEVTMVVRRDCYNGDPEAFFDDPASIGIFDRTGELMQGLGTKGQLLLKLNQNDTLESIMENLCSLDGVNSVCIHETTYRGTVFLPFRPGGYYLMYQRCCRNVPIQNIKEPLETGASWVVHISDLAMSQCNSSPVFKKWSPIFICVGKPFRFDHGATDKDGDSLVYKLWTPYTGATRNFPKPQPPNKPDFNPISWQEPYSQSDMLGGDPIKIDSKTGEITAVPGTLGQFLIGVQVEEYRNGQFIGTVFRDYEVKIIDCTNLVDAKIIAPALQCDDLTVNFKQESQNALHSRWFFDFDRNLNATSSEAEPTYKYTDTGTYKVALVITRDSTCFDTAFQIVRLKLSSATTVDFAARSGECINGDLQLSLTDLSTGVDPNAKYIWTITYNGQTISSNLKNPVITVPNGVVATVKLDISEEGNGCDVSFSKTFVTSFVHPEDHADQMVVCTGDTTTLKFVLSDSIKAKYNYTWDPSPLIVSGANSPEPKVFSPINQAIYLYVTVDNKAGCTSRDSILIISLIKPTLAFTFTNACGSLKIKVNNQSDQLTNYQWDFGDGTTAIEREPEHTYTTGGTYTVTLRTTDGCAPSLSKTFNLGNVSCLSLVDSVNGCVGNPLAINPRANPAYTYIWRPTDKLDDLSKSNPIFIVDSARTFIADFFDANTGIGLGSLTIIVKTPTSDQVDFIKDSVLACAGQGVGLNPGGNPALKYEWSPAQFLDDAKAINPIATVNGQTVFTVTVTNPADTCVLSKQIVVVIPSSLAADAIPDSIDVCNDVPAELNPQGKADPNLKYQWSPGNVLDDSTSFNPKATIVKPTIFTVTITDTRFDDCKVTKTVKLNIPIVDEVKKIMDSIKACAGVPTPLNPTGSTRFKYEWTPAAGLDNPNIANPSATVNQTTTYNVKITDTQRGNCTQSKAVKVIVPPDFKVTPSYKDTISCTATSFLLKASSNNPKVTFEWFLPSGTRVATKDTFTANPLQRTVYRVVGTDENGCRRTDSVIVDPGKINIKASLVGPDPLCQGVSAGLQVTGQNPAQALTYEWSPTASITSGANTANPQIKPDVSTTYRVKVSNAQGCSVTDSVRVNVSPVGTVTSTANPTTITIGQTSQITTTILPGYTYSWSPSETLDNPNVPNPVATPKQTTTYNLTVTSPDGCVATRAVTITVNIPECAEPFIFLPNAFSPNGDGKNDVLYLRSNIVDRMSLIIYDRWGEKVFETTNQSVGWDGTYKGKLLPPDVYGYYLTVICIDGQQFMKKGNVTILR; encoded by the coding sequence ATGAAGAAATTATATATGCAGAAAATGTGGAAAAACTTTAAGGCCCTAACCTCAGTGACCATGCTTGTCCTGTTGGTTACCCAAGCCAACGCTACCCATATCGTAGGTGGCAATATTACCTACCGTTGCGTGGCTAAGGATATATACGAGGTGACCATGGTCGTGCGACGGGATTGTTATAATGGTGATCCTGAAGCATTTTTCGATGATCCGGCGTCTATTGGTATTTTTGATCGCACAGGAGAGTTGATGCAGGGACTGGGCACTAAAGGCCAGTTACTTTTGAAGCTTAATCAGAATGATACGTTAGAATCGATTATGGAGAATTTATGTTCTCTTGACGGAGTAAATAGTGTTTGTATCCATGAGACCACTTACAGAGGAACTGTCTTTTTACCTTTCCGACCAGGCGGTTATTACCTCATGTATCAGAGATGTTGTCGCAATGTACCCATCCAGAATATCAAAGAACCATTAGAAACAGGCGCATCCTGGGTGGTACATATTTCAGATTTGGCAATGTCGCAGTGCAATAGTTCACCCGTTTTCAAAAAATGGTCTCCTATCTTTATTTGCGTTGGCAAGCCTTTTCGATTTGATCATGGAGCCACAGACAAGGATGGTGATTCATTAGTATACAAGCTCTGGACTCCATACACTGGTGCAACTCGCAACTTCCCCAAGCCACAGCCGCCTAATAAACCAGATTTTAATCCTATAAGTTGGCAAGAACCTTATAGCCAGTCTGACATGTTAGGAGGCGATCCAATTAAAATAGACTCGAAGACAGGAGAGATTACAGCAGTGCCAGGTACGTTGGGCCAATTTCTAATAGGTGTCCAGGTCGAAGAATACAGGAATGGTCAGTTTATAGGTACCGTCTTTAGAGATTACGAGGTAAAAATAATAGACTGTACCAATCTTGTGGACGCCAAAATTATAGCCCCGGCACTTCAGTGTGATGATCTGACTGTGAACTTCAAACAAGAAAGTCAAAATGCCCTGCACTCAAGATGGTTTTTTGATTTTGATCGCAACCTCAATGCTACCAGTTCAGAAGCAGAGCCCACTTACAAATACACAGACACCGGTACATACAAAGTGGCCCTGGTCATTACGAGGGACAGTACTTGTTTTGATACTGCTTTCCAAATCGTGAGACTCAAATTGAGTAGTGCCACTACAGTCGATTTTGCTGCCAGATCCGGTGAATGCATTAATGGAGATCTTCAATTATCACTTACTGATCTAAGCACCGGAGTTGATCCCAATGCAAAATATATCTGGACTATCACTTATAATGGTCAGACAATTAGTTCAAATTTAAAAAATCCTGTAATCACTGTACCCAATGGGGTGGTTGCAACGGTCAAACTCGATATATCTGAAGAGGGTAACGGATGTGATGTTTCATTTTCAAAGACTTTTGTTACCTCCTTTGTCCATCCTGAAGATCATGCGGATCAAATGGTAGTCTGTACCGGTGATACCACTACTTTGAAATTTGTATTATCAGATTCGATTAAAGCAAAATATAACTATACCTGGGACCCAAGCCCATTGATCGTCAGTGGAGCTAATAGTCCCGAACCAAAAGTATTCTCTCCAATCAATCAAGCCATCTATTTATATGTCACAGTAGATAACAAGGCAGGATGTACTAGCCGGGATTCGATTTTGATCATATCCCTGATCAAACCTACATTGGCCTTTACCTTTACCAATGCCTGTGGTTCACTAAAAATAAAAGTAAATAACCAAAGTGATCAGTTGACTAACTACCAATGGGATTTTGGAGACGGCACGACTGCGATAGAGCGAGAGCCAGAGCACACTTATACCACAGGAGGGACCTATACGGTCACCTTGCGGACCACAGATGGTTGTGCTCCTTCATTAAGTAAAACATTTAATTTGGGTAATGTCTCTTGTCTCAGCCTGGTAGATTCTGTCAATGGATGTGTAGGAAATCCTCTTGCCATCAATCCAAGGGCAAATCCTGCATACACTTATATCTGGAGACCGACGGACAAATTAGATGACTTGAGCAAGTCCAACCCTATATTTATAGTAGATAGTGCCAGGACTTTCATAGCTGATTTTTTTGATGCCAACACCGGAATTGGTTTGGGTTCTTTGACTATTATCGTGAAGACTCCGACATCGGATCAGGTAGATTTTATCAAAGACAGCGTGCTGGCTTGTGCCGGTCAGGGTGTAGGACTCAATCCGGGTGGCAATCCAGCATTAAAATATGAATGGTCTCCTGCGCAGTTTCTAGATGATGCCAAAGCTATAAATCCTATTGCAACTGTCAATGGGCAGACTGTGTTTACTGTCACCGTAACTAATCCTGCAGATACATGTGTATTGTCCAAGCAAATAGTTGTGGTCATACCGTCATCATTGGCCGCTGATGCAATACCAGATTCAATTGATGTATGCAATGATGTGCCTGCCGAGCTCAATCCACAAGGCAAGGCGGATCCTAATCTGAAATATCAATGGTCACCAGGGAATGTATTGGATGATTCTACCAGTTTCAACCCGAAAGCCACCATTGTCAAACCAACAATATTTACGGTGACCATCACCGATACCAGGTTTGATGATTGTAAAGTGACTAAAACAGTCAAGCTCAATATTCCCATCGTAGATGAAGTCAAAAAAATAATGGATAGTATCAAAGCTTGTGCGGGTGTGCCCACCCCATTAAACCCAACCGGCAGTACTCGATTCAAATACGAATGGACACCGGCCGCAGGACTTGACAATCCCAATATAGCCAACCCATCAGCCACTGTCAATCAGACTACTACGTACAATGTAAAAATCACTGACACGCAGCGTGGTAATTGTACCCAATCCAAAGCAGTAAAAGTGATCGTACCACCTGATTTTAAAGTTACACCCTCCTATAAGGATACTATTAGTTGTACTGCGACGAGCTTTTTACTCAAAGCGAGCTCCAACAACCCTAAAGTTACTTTTGAATGGTTCTTGCCATCCGGCACCAGGGTAGCGACCAAGGATACCTTTACAGCAAATCCGCTGCAACGGACGGTGTACAGGGTAGTGGGTACTGATGAAAACGGATGTCGAAGAACCGATTCAGTAATAGTAGACCCTGGCAAAATCAATATTAAAGCTTCTTTAGTAGGTCCTGATCCCTTGTGCCAGGGCGTTTCTGCCGGATTGCAAGTGACCGGACAAAATCCTGCACAGGCATTGACTTACGAGTGGTCACCAACAGCATCCATCACGAGTGGTGCTAATACGGCCAATCCTCAGATCAAACCTGATGTATCTACTACTTATAGAGTCAAAGTGTCCAATGCTCAGGGTTGCTCAGTGACAGATTCGGTAAGAGTCAATGTCAGCCCTGTTGGGACAGTCACCAGTACAGCCAATCCAACTACGATCACTATAGGACAGACATCCCAGATTACAACTACTATACTACCAGGTTATACTTATAGTTGGAGCCCCTCCGAGACACTGGACAATCCCAATGTTCCAAACCCAGTGGCTACTCCAAAGCAAACTACCACCTATAACTTGACTGTAACGAGTCCGGATGGCTGTGTAGCTACCCGGGCTGTGACCATCACCGTCAACATACCAGAGTGTGCCGAGCCATTTATTTTTCTGCCCAATGCCTTCTCACCCAATGGAGATGGCAAAAATGATGTGCTCTATTTACGTTCCAATATTGTAGATCGGATGAGTTTGATTATTTATGATCGTTGGGGTGAAAAAGTATTTGAGACGACCAATCAATCAGTTGGTTGGGATGGAACCTACAAAGGCAAACTACTGCCTCCAGATGTCTATGGATACTATTTAACTGTGATCTGTATTGATGGTCAGCAGTTTATGAAGAAAGGTAATGTGACCATTTTGAGGTAG
- a CDS encoding shikimate kinase has translation MTSRVFLVGFMGSGKSTLGKLIAAELGFSFLDLDQAIEEKYHNTISEIFSLHGEQGFREFEKDTLHSLEADTQVVIATGGGTPCFYDNMLWMLDHGLVIFLNCSVEVLMQRLQSEKEHRPLINHLDHTALQTFIEHKLSERLPFIQKHTWKYSILKIKYRQPDG, from the coding sequence ATGACTTCAAGGGTATTTTTAGTAGGATTTATGGGCAGTGGAAAATCAACATTGGGCAAACTTATCGCTGCCGAACTGGGGTTTTCTTTCTTAGATTTAGATCAAGCTATTGAAGAAAAATACCATAATACGATATCTGAGATTTTTTCACTGCATGGCGAGCAAGGATTTCGCGAATTTGAAAAAGATACCCTGCATAGCCTTGAAGCCGATACTCAAGTCGTCATTGCCACTGGTGGAGGTACTCCATGCTTTTATGACAATATGCTTTGGATGTTAGATCATGGTTTGGTGATATTTCTCAATTGTAGTGTCGAGGTACTGATGCAAAGGTTACAGTCAGAAAAAGAACATCGCCCATTGATCAATCACCTGGACCATACTGCATTACAAACTTTTATTGAACATAAACTTTCTGAGCGACTTCCTTTTATTCAAAAGCACACCTGGAAGTATTCGATTTTGAAGATAAAGTACAGACAGCCAGATGGATAG
- a CDS encoding DUF1801 domain-containing protein translates to MSVQEQIKEYITSQPEPKHSDMHALHRIIMDILPKCKLWFLDGRDDQGKTVSNPNIGYGIQILKYADGTTKEFYQIGISPNTTGISVYILGIKDKHYLAQTYGKDLGKASITGYCIKFKSLKDIDIEILKAAIRYGVESKS, encoded by the coding sequence ATGAGCGTACAAGAACAAATCAAAGAGTATATCACTAGTCAACCCGAACCAAAACACAGCGATATGCATGCCTTGCACCGAATCATTATGGATATATTGCCAAAATGCAAATTATGGTTCTTAGATGGCAGGGACGATCAAGGGAAAACTGTTTCTAACCCTAATATAGGATATGGAATTCAGATCTTAAAATATGCTGATGGAACAACGAAAGAGTTTTACCAAATTGGTATCAGTCCAAATACAACAGGCATCTCTGTATATATCCTTGGAATAAAGGATAAGCATTACTTAGCCCAGACTTATGGAAAAGATCTAGGCAAAGCAAGCATAACGGGATATTGCATTAAGTTTAAGTCACTGAAAGACATAGACATTGAGATACTTAAAGCGGCTATAAGATATGGGGTTGAGTCCAAGAGTTAA
- the yajC gene encoding preprotein translocase subunit YajC encodes MLQLIILQAASGGGILNLLMFPILLVIMYFFFIRPQQKRQKDQAKFQTEIKKGDDIVTLSGIIGRVNKIEGDIVSLQIDTKSYINVVKSAISKDMTESYRKGTPAKME; translated from the coding sequence ATGCTTCAACTTATCATTTTACAGGCTGCCTCTGGAGGAGGAATACTCAATTTATTGATGTTTCCGATATTGCTGGTCATTATGTATTTCTTTTTCATCAGACCTCAGCAAAAGAGACAAAAGGACCAGGCCAAATTTCAAACTGAGATCAAAAAAGGAGACGACATAGTCACCCTTAGCGGCATTATAGGTCGGGTCAATAAAATTGAAGGAGATATCGTCTCGCTTCAGATTGACACCAAATCCTATATCAATGTGGTCAAAAGTGCGATCTCAAAAGATATGACAGAATCCTATCGCAAGGGCACTCCGGCTAAAATGGAGTAA
- a CDS encoding winged helix-turn-helix transcriptional regulator — translation MKQDLFQAIADPTRRAILTFLAFQALTPNALAEKFDMSRQAVSKHIKVLQECELIKPEQSGREIYYHFNPKRMQEIDNWLAQFRKIWETQFNQLDKVLSTIKKQRK, via the coding sequence ATGAAGCAAGACCTATTCCAAGCCATAGCTGACCCTACCCGCAGGGCTATTTTGACCTTCCTTGCCTTTCAAGCTTTGACGCCAAATGCCCTGGCAGAAAAATTTGATATGAGCCGACAGGCAGTATCAAAACATATTAAAGTATTACAAGAATGCGAATTAATCAAACCTGAACAGTCAGGCAGAGAGATATATTATCACTTTAATCCAAAAAGAATGCAAGAAATTGATAATTGGTTAGCTCAGTTCAGGAAAATTTGGGAAACTCAATTTAATCAACTCGACAAAGTATTATCAACAATTAAAAAACAGAGAAAATGA
- a CDS encoding S8 family serine peptidase has translation MNHLVDWYSKGFWLATFSLVAWQLAKSHDGWSRIAQLGLVLGLSIYAISFSFIEVTAVSKLVILSRDMVLLGFVSIVFQALRSYKSLYWLSVILLYALSKLFIGEWQKAAFSSVPVYAPDGENEWELLVQLKDKDALKDIQSVVDKYRLITEPAFKLKDASNTDLDEYISIEVPQKNESLLLDIKSELSVIRNVQWLEDNEIIKAEENPAQVFKSTFKPLSNDPHSEKQWAIEALGWNQVLEKFNDTHIKPTKRSKIFILDTGIDGNHEDLKDNYVSIDSKYDTDELGHGTHCAGIAAAVTNNEKGISSVSPGPAFVSVSSIKVLGRFGAGTQRDIINGILQAADAGASVINLSLGGRSLDSKQKAYSDAVAYANAKGAIVVVAAGNDNADARGYAPANAQGVITVSAVDTNLNKASFSNSVEFIKYKISAPGTQIYSTIPNNQYAPFNGTSMAAPYVTGLVGMMKSIAPDLTTAQVYDILKSTGTEGKDVTQTGYTINADKAITKLLANLSSLAQ, from the coding sequence ATGAATCACCTGGTAGATTGGTATTCTAAAGGATTTTGGCTAGCCACCTTCTCTTTGGTAGCCTGGCAGCTAGCTAAATCTCATGATGGTTGGTCGAGAATAGCGCAGCTCGGCCTGGTCCTCGGTCTTTCTATTTACGCCATTTCTTTTTCATTCATTGAAGTGACTGCAGTATCTAAATTAGTTATTTTATCAAGAGATATGGTGCTCTTGGGTTTCGTTTCAATTGTTTTCCAAGCTTTGCGCAGCTACAAGAGCCTTTATTGGCTGTCAGTCATCTTATTGTATGCTTTATCTAAATTGTTTATAGGAGAATGGCAAAAAGCAGCTTTTTCCTCGGTACCTGTTTACGCCCCTGATGGAGAAAACGAATGGGAACTCCTGGTTCAATTGAAAGATAAAGACGCTTTGAAAGATATCCAGTCTGTCGTTGATAAATACAGACTGATCACTGAACCTGCTTTCAAGTTGAAAGACGCCTCCAATACAGATTTGGACGAGTATATTTCCATTGAAGTTCCTCAAAAAAACGAAAGCCTGTTATTGGATATTAAATCTGAGCTCAGTGTCATCAGAAATGTCCAGTGGCTGGAAGATAATGAGATTATTAAAGCTGAAGAAAATCCCGCGCAGGTCTTTAAGTCAACATTCAAACCCCTAAGCAATGATCCCCATTCTGAAAAACAGTGGGCTATAGAAGCTTTGGGCTGGAATCAGGTGCTTGAAAAATTTAATGATACCCATATAAAACCCACCAAAAGATCAAAAATATTTATCCTCGACACAGGCATCGATGGTAATCACGAGGACTTAAAAGACAATTATGTCTCCATCGACTCCAAATACGATACAGATGAATTGGGTCATGGGACCCACTGCGCCGGTATCGCTGCAGCAGTGACCAACAATGAAAAAGGGATTTCATCCGTAAGCCCTGGACCTGCCTTTGTGAGTGTATCCAGCATCAAAGTGTTGGGAAGGTTTGGAGCTGGAACACAAAGAGACATTATCAATGGCATTCTGCAAGCCGCTGATGCGGGCGCCAGTGTCATTAACCTGTCTCTTGGCGGTCGAAGCCTGGATTCTAAGCAGAAAGCCTACAGTGATGCCGTAGCATATGCCAATGCCAAAGGGGCCATAGTCGTAGTAGCTGCGGGAAATGACAATGCCGATGCTCGAGGATATGCGCCTGCCAATGCGCAGGGAGTCATCACGGTAAGCGCGGTAGATACCAATTTGAATAAAGCCTCTTTTTCCAATAGTGTCGAATTTATTAAATACAAGATTTCAGCACCCGGCACTCAGATTTACAGCACTATCCCCAACAATCAATATGCCCCATTCAACGGTACCAGCATGGCAGCACCTTATGTAACCGGTCTGGTAGGAATGATGAAAAGCATAGCTCCTGACCTGACTACCGCTCAAGTATATGACATCTTAAAATCTACTGGTACTGAGGGAAAAGATGTAACCCAAACCGGGTATACGATTAATGCCGACAAAGCGATTACCAAACTATTGGCTAATCTCTCTTCCCTGGCCCAATGA
- a CDS encoding SRPBCC domain-containing protein, giving the protein MKNNLLFDFTADKTAKTVFITREFDAELSLVWDAFTKQEILDQWSAPAPWMAKTKYMNFEVGGKRFYAMVGPEGQESWIIQKYTSITPTTHFKLWNAFADKDENPELTGSEWDYNFSEQNGITKVTITIFNESFDRMEKLLEGFQQGFTLTLNNLEKLLAILSKRK; this is encoded by the coding sequence ATGAAAAACAATTTGCTATTTGATTTTACGGCTGACAAAACGGCAAAAACAGTGTTTATAACCAGAGAATTTGATGCGGAGCTTTCGTTGGTATGGGATGCTTTTACCAAACAAGAAATTCTGGACCAATGGTCAGCACCTGCCCCTTGGATGGCAAAAACTAAATACATGAATTTCGAAGTTGGGGGAAAAAGATTTTATGCGATGGTAGGCCCGGAAGGACAAGAAAGTTGGATAATTCAGAAATATACTTCAATTACTCCAACCACCCATTTTAAACTGTGGAATGCTTTTGCAGACAAAGATGAAAACCCTGAATTGACAGGTTCTGAATGGGATTACAATTTCAGCGAACAAAATGGCATTACAAAAGTGACGATTACTATTTTTAATGAATCTTTTGATCGGATGGAGAAGCTACTGGAAGGCTTCCAACAAGGATTTACATTGACCTTGAATAACCTGGAAAAACTGTTAGCCATTTTGTCTAAACGCAAATAA